GTTCCAAATAGAGCGCTCGCGCATTCCCGTTTACTTCGCGAGCCATTGGCAGATGCTCGACCGATTCGGCGCGCCTCAAGCCCGGATTCCGGACGCACTCGTTTTCTTGTCTTTCCTCATTCCTTGGGCCGCGTTTCTCGCTTGGCGCTGGAGACGGCAACGAATTCTAACAAAAGTCCATGACGCGCCGCCCGCTCCGTAAATGGAAATCCTTTTGGCTCGGGATTCTTGTCCTCGGGTTCTTGGGGTGGGCTTGGGCAGACTCAGTGGAGCTTGGGAGCTGGTGGACTCCCGTGACGGGACGCGTTTGTGGATATCTTCAGCGATGAGTATTTGGGAGACACCTACTATGTGGCCCACTGGTTCCTCATCCTCCTTTTCTGTCTCGTCTGGTTCGCGTGGATCTTCTGGCACTGGAAGCGTGAACAAAAGAAAAGCTCATGAGGCCCGGACTCCTTCTTGTCTGGCACAGAACGAGCCGCCGCCCCTCGTTTTGGCTCGGGCTTTTCGTCGCATGCTTTCTGGCGTGGGCTTGGTGGGATTCGACCCGATCCGAAACCTGGGTGCAGACGCTAGCGAAGTCGGGAACGCGTGGAATTGTCCGACTGGATGGGACTACCTTTGTTTTCGACCATGCGAAGCATTTTCAAGCATGGGAAGGCGTCATGCGATTTGACGCGCAGTCGACGGCACAGGAATTTGAGGAAATGAATTTGGAAGGATGGAATGTCCGCTACTTCCGAGTTCCCGACTCCCTCGTTTTCTTTTCCTTTGTCGGGCTTTGGGGCGGGTGGCTGGCGTGGCGCTGGAAGACGGAGAGGAAGGCCGCACCCGCGTCCGAATGAGGGAAGCGCCCGCGTTAGCGTTGGTCTCCGTCGGTGCGATCCAGGGAAAAATTAGGGAAGCGACCCTTTCGAGTGCTTCCCTGGATTCTTGTAGGTTGTTGAAGTGCCGGGAACAGGACTCGAACCTGCACGCCTTTCGGTGCCTGAACCTAAATCAGGTGCGTCTACCAATTCCGCCATCCCGGCATGGCTGGGAGCCTATTGAACGGCGCTTGTCCGGCAAGCGGACATTCACGTTCACTTCTTTTCCGGGGCTTTCTCTTTCCCGGGAGCAGGAGCGGTCTCCGGTTTCGCCGGGACGAACTTGAGGGCCACGCCATTGATGCAGTAGCGCTGGTCGGTCGGGGTGCCGAAGCCTTCGCCCTTGAAAACGTGGCCGAGGTGGCCACCGCACTTCGCGCAGTTCACCTCGGTGCGCAGTGCGCCGGCGGAGTAGTCGTCCTTGGTGGTGACGTTCTTGGCCTTCGACGGGTCGTAGAAGGATGGCCAGCCGCAGTGGCTGTCGAATTTCTCCTTCGACGTGAAAAGCTCGGCGCCGCAGCCGGCGCAGTAGTAGGTGCCGCCGCCCTGTTTGTTGAATTCCTTGTAAACCTCGCCATTTGGCCGCTCGGTGCCGGACTGGCGGAGGATGCGGTATTGCTCGGGAGTGAGGATCTTCTTCCACTCCTCGTCGGTCTTCTCGACCTTGGCGGTCGGTTGTTCCGGGGCTTTGTCGGCGGTTTCCATGGCGGGTTTCGTCGGTTCTTCCGCCGTGCAGGCGCAAAGCGTCGCGGCGAGCAAGAGGGCGGCTTTCATCGGGGAAGATCTTCGCATGGGAGCGGGAGGATGCAAGGCGGCGCGCTATTCCCTTTCAGCCGGCGAACTTGGATTTGGAAAGTGTGAACGGGAATGAGCGGGACAGTAAGGTCCCGGCTCGAATGGCGCTCACTTAAGCGGCCCGCTTGGTTTTCCCCTTGTTCGGTTTGTCCCGGTAAACTCCCCGCGGTGCGGTCAGGGGCGGGTACTTGTTAGGCCTTCTTTTGAGGGCTCTGGGTTCTCGCCTTCCCGGCCGGATGTCCACCAGCTTGGTCCCGCAGGTTGCCATCATGCCTTGATGATGCCGGGCCAGGCAGCGCGGCTTGCCGCGGTGGAGCAAATAGGAGTCGTGGCTGGCCGTGGCGTGGTCGAGGACGCCCTTGAAGCTCATTTCCACCAGATCCTTGCCGGATTCCGCGGCGGCTTGTTGCATCACGCAGCGGATCAGGTTGTAGGCGATCATCATCATCCACAGCGTCTTGTGCGCCATCTCCGGGCTGGCGACCGCGAAGCGCTCCATGCCGAGCGTGGCC
The Luteolibacter arcticus genome window above contains:
- a CDS encoding transposase, with protein sequence NERLYIWKKPRQQPDGSGLDAGQWAALPEQLVIRYIKRPYVDRTGRKRTLVVATTLLDTEEYPAAHLCDLYARRWEIELKLRDIKATLGMERFAVASPEMAHKTLWMMMIAYNLIRCVMQQAAAESGKDLVEMSFKGVLDHATASHDSYLLHRGKPRCLARHHQGMMATCGTKLVDIRPGRREPRALKRRPNKYPPLTAPRGVYRDKPNKGKTKRAA
- the msrB gene encoding peptide-methionine (R)-S-oxide reductase MsrB gives rise to the protein METADKAPEQPTAKVEKTDEEWKKILTPEQYRILRQSGTERPNGEVYKEFNKQGGGTYYCAGCGAELFTSKEKFDSHCGWPSFYDPSKAKNVTTKDDYSAGALRTEVNCAKCGGHLGHVFKGEGFGTPTDQRYCINGVALKFVPAKPETAPAPGKEKAPEKK